Part of the Struthio camelus isolate bStrCam1 chromosome 30, bStrCam1.hap1, whole genome shotgun sequence genome, CAGCTGGGAGGGGGCAACTGGGAGGAACCAGAGCAACTGGGGGAGGCTAGAGCTGGTGGGAGCGGGAACTGGGGGGGTGCCAGGGCCTCCCTGCTGGGGCGCCCCGGGGTGACGCTGGGACGCAGGGCAACCCGGGGCGCCGCTGTGGGGAGgaggccccgggcggccccgggggcgctgcgggcggcgcggcgcgcctcGGCCGGACCCTCCTCGGCCACCgtcgcggcggggccccggcagcccgggcggcgccggcggggcctACCTTGATGAGCGCCTGGTACTCCTCCTTCAGCCGCTGCACCCACAGCTCCCGCTCCCGCGGGCCCGCCGCCgtccgcagcagcggcagcgccgccACCACCTTCCGCGTCGCCTCGTCCGCCATCTTTGCCGCGGGCGGGGCAGCCCGGAAAGGGCTTCGCGGGGCTCGGTTTGCAGCGGCGCGCCGCCATCTTTGCTAGGGGCAAAAGGCCGCTGACCAGAGGGGACGCTCTGGAAGAAACTAGGCCTGAGGCCGCCATCTTTCTTAGGGGCAGGAGGACCGCGACCAGCAGTGACGTTGCGGGGTGGGGCTGGTCCCAGCGCCGCCATCTTTACtacaggcggggggggggggggggggcggacgaaCCGCGACGCTAGGGGGCGGTGTGCGCATCACCGCCATCTTTACtacgggcaccggggggggggactCTTAACAGACCGCGACGCGGAGGGCGGTGTTCCGAGTGCCGCCATCTTTAGTGTTGGCTGTGCTGAGTCCATCGGGTCTCAGCGGTGCCCATAACGTCGTTCCCACGGGTGGGGTCCCTagggccagcccagcccggggccggtTCCTCCCTACTGCCCCGACTCTGGGCCCTGCTCACCCCACATGGCTCCAGCAGCGCCCTGTCCCCCTTCCCCCATGCCACCTCCGCCCCCGTGCTGGTGCGGCAGGGaaggggcgcgcgcggcggcggcggcgacgacggctccccgcagccccctccaGGCCCGGCAGCACGAGCGACACCGCGGGCGGCTCAAGGGCTTtattggggcgcggggcgggcgggtgggcaGCCCGCTCAGGACGGCTGCACCACCCGCTTGCCGGTGTCCAGCAGCTGGGAGAAGAAGTTGAAGACGCGGCTGTGCAGCTCCTGGGCCAGGGGCGAAAACTGCTGCCTGGCGCGCTCCAGGTAGACCCTGGGCGAGAGCAGCGGGCGTcagggcgggcggccggccggggccccgccgcccaccagccccgggccgccccgcgcacTTGGCCTGCTGCTTCATGTCCTTGGCCTGGAGCTGGTCGGGCAGCTCCTGGGTGAAGTAGTCGGAGAGCGTCTCCAGGTGCAGGCCCAGCGCCTCGAAGGCCGATTCCATCTGTGCCTCCAGCTCCGTCTTGctgagggccggggccggggccgggctggggggctcaGCCTCCCGCCTCACCGCGGCGCCCTCCAGCCCCCAGGGGCCCAGCGCCAGGGCCAGCGCCAGGGCCAGCACCGCCGCCGGCACCTTCATcgcgcgcggggctgcgggcgggcgctGGGCGGCGGAGCTGGGCATCACGACCCGGCccctggggtgctgtggggcccGGGGGCACTGCGCCCCCAGGTCTGCCCCGAcctgccccacaccgcccccaggtctgccccctcctgccccacggtgcCCCCAGGTCTGCCCCGACCTGCCCCACACCGCCCGCAggtctgccccctcctgccccacggtgcCCCCAGGTCTGCCAGAACCTGCCCCACATTGCCCCCAggtctgccccctcctgccccacggcgcccccaggTCTGCCCCgacctgccccacggcgcccccaggtctgccccctcctgccccacggtgcCCCCAGGTCTGCCCCGAcctgccccacaccgcccccaggtctgccccctcctgccccacggtgcCCCCAGGTCTGCCGCAACCTGCCCCACAGTGCCCCCAGGTCTGCCGCAACCTGCCCCAAAGCGCCCCCAggtctgccccctcctgccccacggcgcccccaggTCTGCCGCAACCTGTCCCACATTGCCCCCAggtctgccccctcctgccccacattgCCCCCAGGTCTGCCCCAACCTGCCCCACACGGCCCCCAggtctgccccctcctgccccacagcatccCCCAGGTCTGCCGCAACCTGCCCCACAttgcctccagctctgccccaacCTGCCCCACCGTGCCCCCAGgtctgccccctcccaccccacggcacccccagGTCTGCCCCAACCTGTCCCACATGGCC contains:
- the LOC138062964 gene encoding apolipoprotein A-II-like, with protein sequence MKVPAAVLALALALALGPWGLEGAAVRREAEPPSPAPAPALSKTELEAQMESAFEALGLHLETLSDYFTQELPDQLQAKDMKQQAKVYLERARQQFSPLAQELHSRVFNFFSQLLDTGKRVVQPS